From Variovorax sp. PMC12, the proteins below share one genomic window:
- a CDS encoding LysR family transcriptional regulator, with translation MRQLNLDQLRTLIAIVDLGTFSAAAKALHLAQPTVSLHISELESRLEAPLVVRGNRRITPTAAGAALVERGRKLLRDTDDAVEAVKRQAEGRTGRVRLGTSTGVLVDLLPQVLEALGAEHSGIDVEVSIRGSYEAMERLAAGTLDIGLVAIPQPPVRGIVVTPWCEQPMMAFVPPRWKAPKRVTPAWLAAQPLIFNEATTHMYRLTMEWFAEAGFAPRARIELNYDAAIRSLVAAGYGAALLPLQQSTDNVRGDRMQILPVSPRLTRRVGIAHRQHAALDGATLSVLKVLTAFRQA, from the coding sequence ATGCGACAACTCAACCTCGACCAACTGCGCACCCTCATCGCCATCGTCGACCTCGGCACCTTCTCGGCCGCGGCCAAGGCGCTGCACCTGGCGCAGCCGACGGTGAGCCTGCACATCAGCGAACTCGAGTCGCGGCTGGAGGCGCCGCTGGTGGTGCGCGGCAACCGCCGCATCACGCCGACCGCCGCCGGCGCCGCACTGGTCGAGCGCGGGCGCAAGCTGCTGCGCGACACCGACGACGCCGTGGAAGCCGTCAAGCGCCAGGCCGAGGGCCGCACCGGCCGGGTGAGGCTGGGCACCTCCACCGGCGTGCTGGTCGACCTGCTGCCGCAGGTGCTGGAGGCGCTGGGCGCGGAGCATTCGGGCATCGACGTGGAGGTGAGCATCCGCGGCTCCTACGAGGCCATGGAGCGGCTGGCCGCCGGCACGCTCGACATCGGGCTGGTCGCGATTCCGCAGCCGCCGGTGCGCGGCATCGTCGTCACGCCGTGGTGCGAACAGCCCATGATGGCCTTCGTGCCCCCGCGCTGGAAGGCGCCGAAGCGCGTCACGCCGGCCTGGCTGGCGGCGCAGCCGCTGATCTTCAACGAAGCCACCACGCACATGTACCGGCTCACGATGGAGTGGTTTGCCGAGGCGGGTTTTGCGCCGCGTGCGCGCATCGAGCTCAACTACGACGCCGCCATCCGCAGCCTGGTGGCGGCCGGCTATGGCGCGGCGTTGCTGCCGCTGCAGCAGAGCACCGACAACGTGCGCGGCGACCGCATGCAGATCCTGCCGGTGAGCCCCAGGCTCACGCGGCGCGTGGGCATCGCGCACCGCCAGCACGCGGCGCTCGACGGCGC
- a CDS encoding DUF1127 domain-containing protein: MTAPKPSTFHQRLIHALRGWRRRVVNRRRARADMRHLAGMSEHELRDLGIGRSEVPELLDRHRY; the protein is encoded by the coding sequence GTGACCGCGCCGAAGCCATCGACTTTTCACCAACGCCTGATCCATGCCCTGCGCGGCTGGCGCCGCCGCGTGGTGAATCGCCGCCGCGCGCGCGCCGACATGCGGCACCTGGCCGGCATGAGCGAGCACGAGCTGCGTGACCTGGGCATCGGGCGCAGCGAAGTGCCGGAGCTGCTGGACCGCCACCGCTACTGA